From one Ochrobactrum vermis genomic stretch:
- a CDS encoding SEL1-like repeat protein produces MANPDLASGSRSIIDELNARRERRAPSPAMEELNQTLASLEKRLVDLEKDDTPDMRDILRSERKPARHPDETVTGLAEIAENLRRMRGSHDAPQQAYASSAEVSRASREMTRLQRAASEEGFTQRMSDDFERISDSVHLLAERSSEANAQALRRQLEELNRTVQSLAREETLHRLNNRWDQFDARFEAFEQRHNAGDPALDAIGARLEQVRDAIGTLPQSNRLSAIEDRIGQLANSIEESLSPQHASSLEQGRLQQIDERLNEISRAIIATSRAQRPDQDGARRLERIESRLAELAEQLAASATQQNSDTLYRKLGELSSRIDGLSSNSAMPDGVIDQLAHQINLLANQVGKVMENLSQSDYQAVEARLEAIGEKLEAAERRAEEPHPAVLDKIDRRFAELTQRLDTQYATQHVDSSAIHSLEGRLDDLSQQISLGLLQAPAYEGPGLDMKAIRSLEDQIANIAHHLAQPVAEIAELKPRLDSIERSIASNRETVLDAAREAAESAVARVLQHGSHGDSVIARQLADDMKSLEALARNSDERNGKTFETVHDTLVKIVDRLARLEQDVVGKPDTPDTERQQVFTSPNSGSSRPSAPRSPAAAAAEAAFATVQSETGPVNMQAGDAAGKSSLFGGFAKAIRGRRADKSAGKNDETLEASAFDATLDAPAFESDLAAIEPITHEEPELERTPSPRPQGEGMPDLNSIMKRVREERRQREDAADAALAANGKVDFITAARRAAQLAAAEAEQLQKGATKRSGKKKSSVGDMIQRQRKPILMAIGAVMIAMAGLQIGSAFLNRDEPVDMAIDTVPPQIDTTVTDNPAAPTDEIAAKIASDTTPASPQSAEIAPATTTPITEPRAENVAQEPITAQANEQQATVEIPTQIEPQAGSAEATTNPVETATSTDPTTQTQASIPLVPEEAGPVALREAAAKGDSRALFEVGNRYMEGRGVAADFAKAAKWYEISASQGFAPAQYRLGNFNEKGLGMPRDLDKAKTWYQLSAQQGNASAMHNLAVLFATGANGNPDNTSAVRWFTDAAELGVKDSQFNLGILAAKGLGMPANLEESYKWFSLAANTGDKDAADKRDQIAKALKPEQLEHAKDTVKLWKAKPLDQATNSIDVPDAWAENKPLTTGSVDMKKAVHNIQLILQKNGYDVGSADGLMGGKTRAAIAAFQKANGQTPTGDVDQKLVQLLLEKNK; encoded by the coding sequence ATGGCAAACCCAGATCTGGCGTCAGGTTCACGATCCATCATTGACGAATTGAACGCCCGCCGCGAGCGCCGCGCACCTTCGCCTGCCATGGAAGAACTCAATCAGACACTGGCCAGTCTCGAAAAGCGCCTTGTGGATCTGGAAAAGGACGACACGCCCGATATGCGGGACATTCTGCGCTCCGAACGCAAGCCGGCGCGCCATCCGGACGAGACTGTAACTGGCCTTGCTGAAATTGCCGAAAATCTGCGCCGGATGCGCGGGAGCCATGACGCCCCGCAGCAAGCCTATGCATCGAGTGCAGAAGTCAGCCGTGCCAGCCGTGAGATGACCCGCCTTCAGCGCGCAGCGAGCGAAGAAGGCTTTACACAGCGGATGAGCGACGATTTCGAACGCATCAGCGACAGTGTGCACCTTCTCGCCGAACGCAGCAGCGAGGCCAACGCACAGGCGCTCCGCCGCCAGCTCGAAGAGCTCAATCGCACCGTCCAGAGCCTTGCCCGCGAAGAAACGCTGCATCGCCTCAACAATCGCTGGGACCAGTTCGACGCGCGTTTCGAGGCGTTCGAGCAGCGCCACAACGCAGGAGATCCGGCGCTGGATGCAATCGGCGCGCGGCTTGAGCAGGTGCGTGACGCCATCGGCACCTTACCGCAATCGAACCGCCTGAGTGCAATCGAAGATCGCATCGGCCAGCTTGCAAATTCCATCGAGGAATCCCTCAGCCCCCAACATGCATCGTCGCTCGAACAGGGCCGCCTGCAACAGATCGACGAGCGGCTGAACGAAATAAGTCGGGCCATCATCGCGACAAGCCGTGCCCAGCGCCCGGATCAGGATGGTGCGCGTCGCCTGGAGCGCATTGAAAGCCGTCTGGCGGAACTTGCAGAACAGCTTGCCGCTTCGGCAACGCAGCAGAATTCAGACACGCTTTATCGCAAGCTCGGTGAACTTTCCTCGCGTATCGACGGGCTTTCAAGCAACTCGGCAATGCCGGACGGCGTTATCGACCAGCTCGCACACCAGATCAACCTGCTTGCCAACCAGGTTGGCAAGGTGATGGAGAATCTCAGCCAGTCCGACTATCAGGCTGTTGAGGCACGCCTTGAAGCCATCGGCGAAAAACTCGAAGCCGCCGAACGCAGGGCCGAAGAGCCGCATCCTGCCGTTCTGGACAAGATCGACCGCCGTTTCGCGGAACTGACCCAGCGTCTCGACACGCAATATGCTACCCAGCACGTCGACAGCAGCGCCATCCACTCGCTGGAAGGCCGCCTGGACGATCTTTCGCAGCAGATTTCGCTGGGCCTCCTGCAGGCCCCCGCCTATGAAGGTCCGGGCCTCGACATGAAGGCTATCCGTAGCCTTGAAGATCAGATTGCAAATATCGCGCATCATCTGGCGCAGCCCGTCGCCGAAATCGCAGAGCTGAAGCCGCGTCTCGATTCCATAGAGCGCTCCATCGCCTCCAATCGCGAAACAGTACTCGATGCAGCGCGTGAAGCCGCCGAAAGTGCGGTCGCGCGGGTTCTGCAGCACGGTTCGCATGGCGACAGCGTAATCGCCCGCCAACTCGCCGACGACATGAAATCGCTCGAAGCTCTGGCGCGCAATTCCGACGAGCGCAACGGCAAGACATTCGAGACCGTGCATGACACGCTAGTCAAGATTGTCGACCGTCTGGCCCGACTTGAGCAGGACGTGGTTGGAAAGCCGGATACGCCGGACACCGAAAGACAGCAGGTCTTCACGAGCCCGAACTCTGGATCCTCGCGTCCGTCGGCACCGCGTTCACCGGCTGCGGCCGCTGCGGAAGCGGCATTCGCGACCGTTCAGAGTGAAACCGGTCCTGTCAACATGCAGGCGGGCGATGCGGCTGGCAAATCATCGCTCTTCGGCGGCTTTGCCAAGGCAATACGCGGTCGCAGGGCCGACAAGTCCGCTGGAAAGAACGACGAAACGCTCGAAGCCAGCGCGTTTGATGCGACACTCGACGCGCCAGCCTTCGAAAGCGACCTTGCTGCCATCGAGCCGATCACGCACGAAGAACCTGAGCTCGAAAGAACCCCATCTCCTCGCCCTCAAGGCGAAGGCATGCCGGATCTTAATTCGATCATGAAGCGGGTGCGCGAAGAACGCCGCCAGCGCGAAGATGCGGCCGATGCGGCACTTGCCGCTAATGGTAAGGTGGACTTTATAACCGCAGCACGGCGCGCCGCCCAGCTTGCCGCCGCCGAAGCCGAACAGCTTCAGAAGGGCGCAACCAAGCGCTCTGGCAAAAAGAAGTCGTCGGTCGGCGACATGATCCAGCGCCAGCGCAAACCCATTCTGATGGCCATCGGTGCCGTGATGATCGCTATGGCCGGTCTACAGATCGGTTCTGCCTTCCTCAACCGCGACGAACCGGTGGACATGGCAATCGATACGGTCCCTCCGCAGATCGACACAACCGTCACCGATAACCCGGCTGCGCCAACCGACGAAATCGCCGCCAAGATCGCGTCGGATACCACCCCCGCATCCCCTCAATCGGCTGAAATCGCACCGGCGACAACAACCCCGATCACGGAGCCGCGCGCAGAAAACGTTGCTCAGGAACCCATTACGGCACAAGCGAATGAGCAACAGGCCACGGTAGAAATTCCTACACAGATCGAGCCGCAGGCCGGATCAGCCGAAGCGACTACCAATCCGGTCGAAACGGCCACATCGACCGACCCCACCACCCAAACCCAGGCCTCTATTCCGCTTGTGCCGGAAGAAGCTGGACCGGTGGCACTTCGCGAAGCTGCGGCCAAGGGCGACTCTCGCGCCCTCTTCGAAGTCGGTAACCGCTACATGGAAGGGCGCGGCGTTGCCGCCGACTTTGCCAAGGCGGCAAAATGGTACGAGATTTCTGCAAGTCAGGGCTTCGCCCCGGCGCAGTACCGCCTCGGCAATTTCAACGAAAAGGGTCTTGGCATGCCCCGCGACCTCGACAAGGCCAAGACCTGGTATCAGCTCTCGGCGCAGCAGGGCAACGCAAGCGCGATGCATAATCTTGCCGTCCTTTTCGCAACCGGCGCCAATGGTAACCCGGACAATACGTCTGCGGTGCGCTGGTTCACCGACGCTGCAGAACTCGGTGTGAAGGATAGCCAGTTCAACCTCGGCATCCTTGCTGCCAAGGGGCTGGGCATGCCAGCCAATCTGGAGGAGAGCTACAAGTGGTTCTCTCTCGCCGCCAATACCGGCGACAAGGATGCTGCAGACAAGCGTGACCAGATTGCCAAGGCTCTGAAGCCGGAACAGCTCGAACACGCCAAGGACACGGTCAAGCTCTGGAAGGCCAAACCGCTTGATCAGGCGACCAATTCCATTGACGTGCCGGACGCGTGGGCCGAAAACAAACCACTTACCACCGGCTCGGTGGACATGAAGAAGGCGGTTCACAACATCCAGCTCATTCTTCAGAAAAACGGCTACGATGTTGGCTCAGCCGATGGTCTGATGGGCGGCAAGACCCGCGCCGCAATTGCCGCATTCCAGAAGGCAAATGGACAGACGCCCACCGGCGATGTCGATCAGAAACTGGTCCAGCTTCTGCTTGAGAAGAACAAATAA
- a CDS encoding MerR family transcriptional regulator, giving the protein MSKQTKARELAADVAIADLLTGTSGHMRKENQSGGQLYRIGDLAEEFDLTLRALRFYEGKGLLNPRRAGVTRLYDYNDHTRLRLILFGRRIGFTLSEMGQLISVWEKGASDSAEIERLRGRFREKLVELEKKKDEVDRSVDELRAILARMGKAPI; this is encoded by the coding sequence ATGAGTAAACAGACAAAAGCGCGGGAGCTGGCTGCAGATGTCGCGATTGCGGATCTGCTAACCGGCACAAGCGGGCATATGCGAAAGGAAAATCAGTCAGGCGGTCAATTATACCGGATTGGTGATCTGGCCGAGGAGTTCGACCTGACGTTGCGGGCCTTGCGTTTTTACGAAGGCAAGGGATTGCTTAATCCGCGCCGCGCGGGCGTGACGCGGCTTTACGATTACAACGACCACACACGATTGCGTCTCATCCTGTTTGGGCGCCGTATCGGCTTCACGCTGAGCGAGATGGGGCAGCTTATCAGCGTGTGGGAAAAGGGCGCCAGTGACTCCGCCGAGATTGAGCGGCTGCGCGGGCGCTTCAGGGAAAAACTGGTCGAGCTTGAGAAGAAAAAGGACGAGGTCGACCGGTCCGTCGATGAGCTTCGGGCCATTCTGGCGCGGATGGGAAAAGCGCCGATCTGA
- a CDS encoding DUF1236 domain-containing protein: MKRALVLTAAAFLASSGFALAQDRVLIEVPQAARDYVIANPSDPVVIEGEISDGYVLPDAVAVHPIPENPDFGYIYVNGEPVIVSMQNRQVVYYVDEPNAGPLVPKEIVTYIETNPVDPVMIEGDLAEGSVIPEDMPLVAVPDQPTYSYVYVEDRPALIDTQTRRVVWVK; the protein is encoded by the coding sequence ATGAAAAGAGCTCTTGTTCTGACCGCAGCGGCGTTTCTCGCCAGCTCCGGTTTCGCGCTCGCGCAGGACCGAGTGCTTATCGAAGTGCCTCAGGCAGCACGCGACTATGTCATCGCAAATCCGTCGGATCCTGTCGTCATTGAGGGAGAAATCAGCGATGGCTATGTCCTTCCCGATGCGGTGGCGGTTCATCCGATCCCCGAAAATCCGGATTTCGGTTATATCTATGTCAATGGCGAGCCGGTGATTGTTTCCATGCAGAACCGCCAGGTTGTCTATTACGTCGATGAGCCGAATGCCGGACCGCTCGTGCCGAAGGAAATCGTGACCTATATCGAAACCAACCCGGTTGATCCGGTCATGATTGAAGGGGATTTGGCGGAAGGCTCGGTGATCCCGGAGGACATGCCACTTGTGGCCGTTCCCGACCAGCCAACTTACTCCTATGTCTATGTGGAGGACCGTCCGGCTCTGATCGATACGCAGACCCGCCGTGTCGTTTGGGTCAAGTAA
- a CDS encoding cold-shock protein: protein MANGTVKFFNGGKGFGFIQPDDGSPDVFVHISAVERAGMHTLNEGQKVSFELVADRRSGKKAADNLQAL, encoded by the coding sequence ATGGCAAACGGAACAGTAAAATTCTTCAACGGCGGCAAAGGCTTCGGATTTATTCAGCCTGATGATGGTTCGCCGGATGTGTTTGTTCACATCTCTGCTGTTGAGCGTGCAGGTATGCATACACTCAATGAAGGTCAGAAGGTGAGCTTCGAGCTGGTGGCTGATCGCCGTTCCGGCAAGAAGGCCGCTGATAATCTTCAGGCGCTGTAA
- the rpsU gene encoding 30S ribosomal protein S21 gives MQVVVRDNNVDQALRVLKKKMQREGILRELKERRAYEKPSEKRAREKGEAIRRARKDAKKRAQREGLLPKPKKKVAPTRSRAPVAPAATTSSAA, from the coding sequence TTGCAAGTCGTTGTACGAGATAATAATGTCGATCAGGCGCTGCGTGTGCTCAAGAAGAAGATGCAGCGCGAGGGAATTCTGCGTGAATTGAAAGAGCGCCGGGCTTACGAAAAGCCTTCGGAAAAGCGTGCGCGCGAGAAGGGCGAAGCTATTCGCCGTGCGCGCAAGGATGCGAAGAAGCGGGCTCAGCGCGAAGGTTTGCTGCCGAAGCCGAAGAAGAAGGTTGCTCCCACGCGGTCGAGAGCCCCAGTCGCTCCTGCAGCGACAACCTCTTCTGCTGCCTGA
- a CDS encoding acyl-CoA dehydrogenase C-terminal domain-containing protein, translating to MPSYRAPVEDTNFVLNDVLNYQRYNNLPGFADASPDVVEAILSEGAKLAEGTLFPVNHTGDQEGCVRASDGSVTTPKGFKAAYDQYREGGWLGLAVPEQYGGQGLPYLLHTAVGEYMSSANMALTMYPGLTQGAIAAILTHGTDEQKDTYLPKMVEGTWTGTMNLTEPHCGTDLGLLRSSATPQDDGSYKISGQKIFISAGEHDMSENIIHLVLARIDGAPEGVKGISLFIVPKFILDADGNPGERNGVSCGSIEEKMGIHANSTCVMNYDDATGYLIGEAHKGLRAMFTMMNEARLGVALQGLSIAETAYQNAAIYARERIQGRALSGAAAPDKKADPIIVHPDIRRNLMNIRAYNEAGRALILWTALNSDIAHRAGDEAERQAADDLVGLLTPVLKGVLTDKGFEHAVMAQQVFGGHGYIEEHGMSQYVRDARIAMIYEGANGIQALDLVGRKLALNGGRAITAFFKEVGEFCETNREDEKLSFYTKHLKKGVNDLQAATMWLMQNAMAKPDNAGAASNDYMHLFGLVALGYMWARMAKVAEEKLASGEGNKAFFEAKLVTARYYFERIMPESVAHLARIQSGADSMMALNADAF from the coding sequence ATGCCGAGCTATCGCGCGCCAGTTGAGGATACGAATTTCGTTCTCAACGACGTTCTGAATTATCAGCGCTATAACAACCTGCCGGGCTTTGCCGACGCGTCGCCCGATGTCGTCGAGGCGATCCTGTCTGAAGGCGCGAAGCTTGCCGAAGGCACTTTGTTTCCGGTCAACCATACCGGCGATCAGGAAGGCTGCGTCCGCGCATCAGATGGTTCCGTGACGACGCCGAAGGGTTTCAAGGCCGCTTATGATCAGTATCGCGAAGGCGGCTGGCTGGGTCTCGCCGTGCCGGAACAATATGGCGGGCAGGGGCTTCCTTATTTGCTGCACACGGCGGTCGGCGAATATATGTCCTCGGCCAATATGGCGCTCACCATGTATCCGGGCCTGACACAGGGCGCGATTGCAGCGATCCTTACCCACGGCACCGATGAGCAGAAGGACACCTATCTGCCGAAGATGGTGGAAGGCACCTGGACCGGCACGATGAACCTGACCGAGCCGCATTGCGGCACCGATCTGGGTCTGCTGCGCTCCAGTGCAACACCGCAGGACGACGGTTCCTACAAGATTTCCGGCCAGAAGATTTTCATCTCGGCTGGTGAACACGACATGTCGGAAAACATCATCCATCTGGTGCTGGCCCGTATCGACGGCGCGCCGGAAGGCGTGAAGGGTATTTCGCTCTTCATCGTGCCGAAGTTCATTCTGGATGCCGATGGCAATCCGGGCGAGCGCAATGGCGTTTCCTGCGGTTCCATCGAAGAAAAGATGGGCATCCACGCCAACTCCACCTGCGTCATGAATTATGACGATGCGACCGGCTATCTGATCGGTGAGGCGCATAAGGGCCTGCGCGCCATGTTCACCATGATGAACGAAGCGCGTCTGGGCGTGGCGCTTCAGGGGCTTTCGATTGCCGAAACGGCTTATCAGAATGCCGCCATCTATGCCCGCGAGCGCATTCAGGGCCGTGCGCTTTCAGGTGCCGCAGCGCCGGACAAGAAGGCCGATCCGATCATCGTGCATCCGGATATCCGTCGCAATCTCATGAATATCCGTGCTTATAACGAAGCCGGTCGTGCGCTCATCCTGTGGACGGCGCTCAATTCCGATATTGCGCATCGTGCAGGTGACGAAGCGGAACGTCAGGCCGCAGACGATCTGGTCGGTTTGCTGACGCCGGTTCTGAAGGGTGTTCTGACCGACAAGGGGTTTGAGCATGCTGTCATGGCGCAGCAGGTCTTCGGCGGTCATGGCTACATCGAAGAACATGGCATGAGCCAGTATGTGCGCGATGCACGCATCGCCATGATCTATGAAGGTGCCAACGGCATTCAGGCGCTTGATCTGGTCGGTCGTAAGCTGGCGTTGAATGGTGGCCGTGCAATCACGGCCTTCTTCAAGGAAGTGGGCGAATTCTGCGAAACCAATCGCGAGGATGAAAAGCTCTCCTTCTATACCAAGCATCTGAAGAAGGGCGTCAACGACCTTCAGGCCGCAACCATGTGGCTGATGCAGAACGCAATGGCAAAGCCCGACAATGCCGGTGCTGCCTCCAACGACTACATGCATCTCTTTGGTCTGGTGGCGCTTGGTTACATGTGGGCGCGCATGGCGAAGGTTGCGGAGGAAAAGCTCGCATCGGGTGAAGGCAACAAGGCGTTCTTCGAAGCCAAGCTTGTTACCGCGCGCTACTATTTCGAACGGATCATGCCGGAAAGTGTGGCCCATCTGGCGCGCATCCAGTCGGGTGCGGATAGCATGATGGCGCTTAACGCAGACGCATTCTGA
- a CDS encoding acetyl-CoA C-acetyltransferase, protein MAEAYIYDHVRTPRGRGKKDGSLHEVTAVRLGAKVLESLRDRNGIDTAKVDDIIFGCVDPVGEAGAVIPRSSAFEAGYDFKAPGIQISRFCASGLDAINLAAAKVAFGSDDLVIAGGVESMSRVGMGMSGGAWYMDPSVGLPGRFMPQGVSADLIATKYGFSRDDVDAYAVESQKRAAKSWEKGYFKNSVIPIKDQNGLTILDHDEHMRPTTDMQALGQLNPSFVMPGEMGGFNAVGIQAHPEVETIIHVHHAGNSSGIVDGAAGVLVGSKKAGKTFDIKPRARIRAFANIGSEPALMLTGPVDVTEKLLKQAKMKISDIDLFELNEAFAAVVLRYMQAFDILHDKINVNGGAIAMGHPLGATGAMILGTVLDELERRDLNTALVTLCIGAGMGTATIIERV, encoded by the coding sequence ATGGCTGAGGCTTATATTTACGATCACGTGCGCACGCCGCGCGGACGTGGCAAAAAGGATGGCAGCCTGCACGAAGTGACTGCCGTTCGTCTGGGCGCGAAGGTTCTGGAATCCCTGCGTGATCGCAACGGTATCGACACCGCCAAGGTCGATGACATTATTTTCGGCTGCGTGGATCCGGTGGGCGAAGCGGGCGCTGTCATTCCGCGCTCTTCGGCTTTTGAAGCGGGTTATGACTTCAAGGCACCCGGCATCCAGATTTCGCGCTTCTGCGCTTCAGGTCTCGATGCCATCAACTTGGCCGCTGCCAAGGTTGCCTTCGGTTCTGACGATCTGGTGATTGCCGGTGGCGTGGAAAGCATGTCACGCGTTGGCATGGGCATGTCGGGCGGTGCCTGGTACATGGACCCGTCGGTAGGCCTTCCCGGACGTTTCATGCCACAGGGCGTCTCCGCCGATCTGATCGCTACCAAATACGGTTTCTCACGCGATGACGTCGATGCCTATGCGGTCGAAAGCCAGAAGCGCGCCGCCAAGTCGTGGGAAAAGGGATATTTCAAGAATTCGGTTATTCCGATCAAGGATCAGAATGGCCTCACTATTCTCGATCATGACGAGCATATGCGCCCGACGACAGACATGCAGGCGCTGGGACAGCTCAATCCGTCCTTCGTGATGCCCGGCGAAATGGGCGGCTTCAATGCAGTCGGCATTCAGGCGCACCCGGAAGTCGAAACCATCATTCACGTCCACCACGCCGGCAATTCCTCGGGCATCGTCGATGGTGCCGCAGGGGTTCTGGTTGGCTCCAAGAAGGCCGGTAAGACCTTCGACATCAAGCCGCGCGCGCGTATCCGCGCCTTTGCCAATATCGGTTCTGAACCGGCTCTCATGCTGACCGGTCCGGTTGATGTGACGGAAAAGCTGCTCAAGCAAGCCAAGATGAAAATCTCGGATATTGATCTGTTTGAGCTCAACGAAGCCTTTGCGGCTGTTGTTCTGCGTTATATGCAGGCTTTCGATATTCTCCACGACAAGATCAACGTTAATGGCGGCGCAATCGCGATGGGCCATCCGCTCGGTGCGACCGGCGCGATGATCCTCGGTACGGTGCTGGATGAGCTGGAACGTCGCGACCTCAATACTGCGCTGGTCACTTTGTGCATCGGTGCCGGCATGGGAACGGCCACGATCATCGAGCGCGTGTAA
- a CDS encoding FAD-dependent oxidoreductase, with protein sequence MAYVNFKVETDADGIALVIWDMPEKSMNVFTVDAMQELNAIIDATTADVKVKGVVITSGKDTFSGGADLTMLEGMFKEFQKQKAKDSQGAVQTLFDNIGKMSGLFRKLETCGKPWVSAINGTCMGGAFEMSLACHARVASDAPGVKMALPEVKVGLFPGAGGTQRVPRLANQQDALQMMTTGSSLTAQRAKAMGLVTEVAPAKKLVETAKKLIKGGLKPVQPWDEKGFKLPGGAIYSAAGANLWPAATAILRRETSGNYPAALAILKSVYEGLLVPFDTGLKIEQRYFTEILQTTEAGMMIRSLFVSLQELNKGARRPVDEKPTKFKKIGVIGAGFMGAGIAYVTAKAGIPVVLIDRDQESADKGKAHAADLIAKEMQKGRATEADKEKLLSLITATPDYALLEGADLVIEAVFEDREVKRVATEKAEEVLKTSAVFASNTSTLPITGLAKVSKRPKNFIGIHFFSPVDKMMLVEVILGKKTSDKALAVALDYVRAIKKTPIVVNDTRGFYVNRCVLRYMSEAYNMLVEGVPAAMIENAARMAGMPVGPLALNDETAIDLSQKILKATLADLGEKAVDPRHVELVDRLVNEFDRKGRKNGKGFYDYPAKPAKKHLWPGLKDLYPQQDPDKIDVKELKERFLVTIALEAARVMEEGIVTDPREADVGSILAFGFAPYTGGTLSYIDGVGAKKFVKLAKELQRKYGQQFKAPKLLLDMAENGESFYQRFNPYKTETKKAA encoded by the coding sequence ATGGCTTATGTAAATTTCAAGGTTGAAACCGACGCTGACGGTATTGCTCTCGTAATCTGGGACATGCCTGAAAAGTCGATGAATGTTTTTACCGTCGATGCGATGCAAGAACTAAACGCCATCATCGACGCGACGACTGCCGATGTAAAGGTCAAGGGTGTTGTTATAACATCCGGTAAGGATACCTTCTCCGGTGGTGCCGACCTGACCATGCTGGAAGGCATGTTCAAGGAGTTCCAGAAGCAGAAGGCCAAGGACAGCCAAGGCGCGGTCCAGACCCTGTTCGACAATATCGGCAAGATGAGCGGCCTGTTCCGCAAGCTTGAAACCTGCGGCAAGCCTTGGGTTTCGGCCATCAATGGTACCTGCATGGGTGGCGCGTTCGAAATGTCGCTCGCCTGCCATGCCCGCGTGGCATCCGATGCTCCGGGCGTGAAGATGGCGCTGCCGGAAGTGAAGGTCGGCCTGTTTCCTGGTGCCGGCGGCACGCAGCGCGTTCCACGTCTTGCCAACCAGCAGGACGCGCTCCAGATGATGACGACCGGCTCCAGCCTGACGGCGCAGCGCGCCAAGGCGATGGGTCTCGTCACGGAAGTTGCACCGGCCAAGAAGCTGGTTGAAACCGCCAAGAAGCTTATCAAGGGTGGCCTCAAGCCGGTTCAGCCATGGGATGAAAAGGGCTTCAAGCTGCCGGGTGGTGCGATCTATTCGGCTGCCGGTGCCAATCTCTGGCCTGCTGCAACCGCCATTCTGCGCCGTGAAACCTCCGGCAATTATCCGGCGGCACTCGCTATCCTGAAATCGGTTTATGAAGGCCTACTGGTGCCTTTCGATACCGGTCTCAAGATCGAACAGCGCTACTTCACCGAAATTCTCCAGACGACCGAAGCGGGCATGATGATCCGTTCGCTGTTCGTGTCGTTGCAGGAGCTCAACAAGGGTGCGCGTCGTCCGGTCGATGAAAAGCCGACCAAGTTCAAGAAGATCGGCGTTATCGGCGCTGGCTTCATGGGCGCGGGCATTGCCTATGTGACCGCCAAGGCTGGCATTCCGGTGGTGCTGATCGATCGCGATCAGGAGTCCGCCGACAAGGGCAAGGCACACGCTGCTGACCTCATCGCCAAGGAAATGCAGAAGGGCCGCGCGACAGAAGCCGACAAGGAAAAGCTCTTGTCGCTTATCACTGCAACGCCTGATTATGCGCTACTCGAGGGTGCCGATCTGGTGATCGAAGCCGTGTTCGAGGATCGCGAAGTCAAGCGCGTGGCGACTGAGAAGGCCGAGGAAGTGCTGAAGACCTCCGCAGTCTTCGCGTCCAACACCTCGACCTTGCCGATTACCGGTCTTGCCAAGGTTTCGAAGCGTCCGAAAAACTTCATTGGTATCCACTTCTTCTCGCCGGTCGACAAGATGATGCTGGTGGAAGTGATCCTCGGCAAGAAGACCTCCGACAAGGCATTGGCCGTAGCCCTTGATTATGTTCGTGCGATCAAGAAGACGCCGATTGTCGTCAACGACACGCGCGGCTTCTACGTCAATCGCTGCGTGCTGCGCTATATGTCGGAAGCCTACAATATGCTGGTTGAAGGCGTCCCGGCTGCGATGATCGAGAATGCCGCCCGTATGGCTGGCATGCCGGTCGGTCCGCTTGCGCTCAACGACGAAACGGCCATTGACCTGTCACAGAAGATCCTCAAAGCAACGCTTGCCGATCTTGGTGAAAAGGCTGTCGATCCGCGCCATGTCGAACTGGTGGATAGGCTCGTCAACGAGTTTGACCGCAAGGGCCGCAAAAACGGCAAGGGCTTCTATGATTACCCGGCCAAGCCTGCCAAGAAGCACCTGTGGCCCGGCCTCAAGGATCTCTATCCACAGCAGGATCCGGACAAGATCGATGTGAAGGAACTGAAGGAACGCTTCCTTGTCACTATCGCTCTGGAAGCAGCCCGCGTGATGGAAGAAGGCATTGTCACTGATCCGCGTGAAGCCGATGTCGGCTCCATCCTCGCCTTCGGTTTCGCGCCTTATACCGGCGGTACGCTATCCTATATCGATGGCGTGGGTGCGAAGAAATTCGTCAAGCTTGCCAAGGAGTTGCAGCGCAAATACGGCCAGCAGTTCAAGGCACCGAAGCTGCTTCTCGATATGGCCGAAAACGGTGAAAGCTTTTATCAGCGCTTCAACCCGTACAAGACGGAAACGAAGAAGGCAGCGTAA